In Zingiber officinale cultivar Zhangliang chromosome 8B, Zo_v1.1, whole genome shotgun sequence, a single genomic region encodes these proteins:
- the LOC122014815 gene encoding protein indeterminate-domain 11-like → MKGIIRIHPKHQVVEENMSNLTSPSGEASVSSNQQSSLASTNPNNSSNKKKRNLPGNPDPEAEVVALTPKTLMATNRFVCEICNKGFQRDQNLQLHRRGHNLPWKLKQRPKEVRKKVYICPEQTCVHHDPSRALGDLTGIKKHFSRKHGEKKWKCDKCSKKYAVQSDWKAHSKICGTKEYRCDCGTLFSRRDSFITHRAFCDALAAEESSRGIAANPMSAHHPLQLISHSAAAAAASLEPFSLHFHNTHQEVQQMEQFSSTIPPWLNCQGSTSSNSLNHHGLGQLPTVYSTRLLEQDHHAYPNHDNLPPPPPPPLTLPHMSATALLQKAAQMGATLSTGRPQMAPHTSHYSSSSASNGFGLGMEASTDIGGRGTAPTHLLEDMMMNSNPLCSSTSTPGFGGSFEDAFGGMIGSKREGSSSYMEGMVRTQGNNIEGGGRAGNDGITRDFLGLRAFLPQGYP, encoded by the exons atgaaagggataatcagAATTCATCCAAAACACCAAGTCGTGGAGGAGAACATGTCCAATCTCACCTCTCCTTCCGGGGAAGCCAGTGTCTCATCCAACCAACAGTCCTCGTTGGCCTCCACAAATCCAAATAACTCAAGTAACAAGAAAAAGAGGAATCTCCCAGGAAATCCAG ATCCAGAAGCCGAGGTTGTGGCACTGACTCCCAAGACACTGATGGCGACCAACAGGTTTGTGTGCGAGATCTGCAACAAAGGGTTTCAGAGGGATCAAAACCTGCAGCTCCACAGGAGGGGCCACAACCTCCCATGGAAGCTCAAGCAGAGGCCCAAGGAGGTGAGGAAGAAGGTGTACATCTGCCCCGAGCAGACGTGCGTCCACCACGACCCTTCTCGGGCTCTCGGCGACCTCACTGGCATCAAGAAGCACTTCAGCCGGAAGCACGGCGAGAAGAAGTGGAAGTGCGACAAGTGCTCCAAAAAATATGCAGTCCAGTCCGATTGGAAGGCTCACTCCAAGATCTGTGGCACCAAGGAATACAGGTGCGATTGTGGCACCCTGTTCTCGAG GAGGGACAGTTTCATCACTCACAGAGCATTTTGTGATGCCCTGGCAGCTGAAGAGAGTTCAAGGGGCATCGCAGCAAACCCCATGTCAGCTCACCACCCACTTCAATTAATCTCTcactcagcagcagcagcagcagcatctCTCGAGCCCTTCTCTCTCCACTTCCATAACACTCACCAAGAAGTGCAACAGATGGAGCAGTTCAGCAGTACTATCCCGCCATGGCTGAATTGCCAAGGCAGCACCTCATCTAACTCCCTCAACCACCATGGTCTCGGTCAACTCCCAACTGTTTATTCCACAAGGCTGCTGGAACAGGATCATCACGCGTACCCTAATCATGACAACCttcctcctccccctcctcctcctcttacTCTTCCGCACATGTCAGCCACTGCATTGCTGCAGAAGGCAGCCCAGATGGGTGCAACTCTAAGTACTGGCAGACCTCAAATGGCACCTCACACTAGCCATTACTCTTCTTCTTCAGCCTCTAATGGATTTGGCCTCGGCATGGAAGCTAGTACGGACATTGGTGGACGAGGAACAGCACCTACTCATCTCCTTGAAGACATGATGATGAACAGCAACCCCCTCTGCTCATCAACTTCTACTCCAGGGTTTGGTGGGTCATTCGAGGATGCATTTGGTGGAATGATAGGTTCAAAAAGGGAAGGGAGTAGCAGCTACATGGAAGGCATGGTAAGAACCCAAGGAAACAATattgaaggaggaggaagagctgGGAATGATGGGATAACAAGAGACTTCTTAGGCCTAAGGGCTTTTCTTCCACAGGGTTATCCTTAA